One region of Macadamia integrifolia cultivar HAES 741 chromosome 11, SCU_Mint_v3, whole genome shotgun sequence genomic DNA includes:
- the LOC122094014 gene encoding nuclear transcription factor Y subunit C-2-like (The sequence of the model RefSeq protein was modified relative to this genomic sequence to represent the inferred CDS: added 55 bases not found in genome assembly) translates to MDQSEEQQQQQQPAIGATSAQLSYSTPHQTGTMVVSGAPAVAVTSTQTAAGFSAYQQAQQFHHQQQQQQQQQLQVFWANQIQEIEQTTDFKNHSLPLARIKKIMKADEDVRMISAEAPVVFAKACEMFILELTLRSWIHTEENKRRTLQKNDIAAAITRTDIFDFLVDIVPRDELKEEGLGIPRLPTVGAPADSIPYYYVPPPHQVGAPAAALYASQPRPPVPYVPSIPWPHPPQQQQTEQSQQHQTNV, encoded by the coding sequence ATGGATCAATCTGaagagcagcagcagcaacagcagccaGCGATAGGAGCAACTTCAGCTCAATTGTCCTACTCTACTCCCCACCAAACTGGAACTATGGTGGTGTCAGGTGCCCCTGCAGTAGCAGTCACTTCAACCCAGACAGCAGCTGGCTTCTCTGCTTACCAGCAGGCTCAGCAGTTCCACCatcaacagcagcagcaacaacaacagcagctTCAGGTTTTCTGGGCCAACCAGATCCAAGAGATTGAGCAAACGACCGACTTCAAGAACCACAGCCTCCCACTTGCTAGgatcaagaaaataatgaaggCCGATGAGGATGTCCGGATGATTTCTGCTGAGGCTCCAGTTGTATTTGCGAAGGCCTGTGAGATGTTCATCTTGGAGTTGACACTGCGGTCATGGATCCATACGGAGGAGAACAAGCGACGGACACTGCAGAAGAATGACATTGCTGCTGCCATAACAAGGACTGATATATTTGACTTCCTTGTTGACATCGTCCCAAGGGACGAATTGAAGGAGGAAGGACTTGGGATTCCTCGGCTTCCTACAGTCGGTGCCCCTGCAGATTCTATCCCATACTACTATGTGCCTCCACCTCATCAAGTGGGAGCCCCAGCAGCAGCGCTTTACGCTTCTCAGCCTCGCCCACCTGTGCCATATGTGCCTAGCATCCCATGGCCTCA